ACACGGCCCCCAGCCTGATCGCCTATGAAGCGTTCCTGCTCCGGCTTGGATGCACGGGCCAAGAGGATCGTCGAGCCTGAGGAATTGGGCGGTGCCACGACGACCCAACGCTTGTCTTGTGCCGGTTGGTAGGTGTCTTCGAGCAGATCGAAGCCGAGTTTGCCGACATAGAAGTCAAGCGCTTCGTCATAGTCTCGGACGACCAAAGCCACATGTAACAGTGATTGGCGTGTCACCCTAGGCACCGTCCGGCTCGGTTAACGTGCACGGACCTGCGCAATGATTTCTTCGGTCGGCAGGTCCCGCAAGGGAAGCAGGTAGATGCCCCGTTTGTTGTCCGCCAATGCTGCTGGATCACCATCGACGATATCTGATGCCCGGGCCACGAACTCACCAATCGGTTGCGGTGGAAACTGGCCAGCGCCAAAGGTGCGTAGGATGACGTTTTCGCCCGTCTCATCGACGCGCCATCGCCCGGTCACAACCGTGGTGCTTTCGACCTGATAGTAGGTTCCGTCAGGCGCATAATAGACAATGCGGAGTGACGTGCTGCGATAGAGCGCTGTCTTGTCGTTGATACTATCGCACTGCCCGGCGACTGACGCTTCGCAGGAGGCGACACCAAATTTTGTGCCCCAAAAGAAAGCATTTGCCGAGGCGGGCAGCAGAGCGGCTGCGCCGATACCCAGTCCAACAACCCGCTTGAGCCAATCAGACATTTCACCAATCCCGATCTAGAATGTCTCTGGCGCTTAAACGGGCATACAAAATCGACGACATAACGACCAACCTTGCATGCATTGGCAAAGCTGTCTCGCCAGGCGCCTAGAATGGGATATCGTCGTCCAGGTCAGAACCAATGGCCGGTGCTGGTCCGCGATCTTGCGGCATTGACGCGCCTCCACTGCCATATCCCATCTGACCACCAGATGCCCCCTGACCGTCATTGCGGCCGTCAAGCATCGTCAGTTCGCCGCGATACTTCTGCAGCACAACTTCGGTCGAGTAGCGATCCTGACCGTTCTGGTCCTGCCACTTGCGCGTCTGCAGTGCGCCTTCGATGTAAATCTTTGAACCCTTGCGCAGATATTGCTCAGCCACCTTGGCCAGGTTCTCATTGAAGATCACCACGCGGTGCCATTCGGTCTTCTCACGGCGCTCGCCAGACTGGCGATCGCGCCACGTTTCGGACGTCGCCAAAGATAGGTTGACCAGCTTGTCGCCCGACTGCAACGAGCGCACATCAGGGTCCGCACCCAGATTGCCCACCAAAATGACCTTGTTAACGCTACCTGCCATGGTGCTCTCCTTGCTGGTGCCATCCAATCCGATGGGCGCCGCCTGCCGTAACCTCATTACCGTCAAGCCATACGCGCGCCGTGCACCCGCTGCGAGGCCTTTCGGTGGCTGACAGTATGGCCGGGATTGTTATCCACACCCTATCGAGACTTGTGTCAGGAGACAAGTGATGTTCTATGTTTGTTCACACTGGTGAGTCCTCGCCCTTGCGCTAATGTTCTTGGTTCGGGCGCCTCGCTCCCCCCAACCCGTTCAGTCTTTGATCCGAGTTTTTGATGGCCGCTTCTAAACCGCCAGTCCCTGCGCATTCCAACAAGTATCTCACCGTGACCGGTGCACGCGAGCACAACCTCAAAGATGTGAGCGTCTCTCTGCCCCGCGACAGTCTGGTGGTGATGACCGGCCTGTCAGGGTCGGGAAAATCGTCGCTCGCGTTTGATACGATTTACGCCGAGGGGCAGCGCCGCTACGTTGAGAGCTTATCGGCCTATGCGCGGCAGTTCCTCGAAATGATGCAGAAGCCGGACGTCGATCAGATCGACGGCCTATCACCGGCCATTTCAATCGAGCAGAAGACGACCAGCCGCAATCCGCGCTCCACGGTGGCGACGGTCACCGAGATTTACGACTACATGCGGCTTTTGTGGGCGCGGGTGGGCGTCCCCTACTCGCCTGCTACCGGCTTGCCGATTGAGAGCCAGACTGTCAGCCAGATGGTCGACCGGGTAATGGCCCTGCCGGAAGGCACGCGGCTTTATCTGCTCGCGCCGATTGTACGCCAGCGTAAAGGCGAATACCGCAAGGAAATCGCCGAACTTATGAAACAGGGCTTCCAACGCCTGAAAGTCGACGGCGACTATTACGAGATCGCCGACGCGCCAAAACTCGACAAAAAGTACAAGCACGACATCGATGTGGTCGTGGACCGCATCGTCGTGCGCGATGATCTCGCAACCCGGCTGGCCGACAGCTTCGAGACCGCGCTCAAGCTCGCTGATGGGCTCGCCGTTGCCGAATTCGCCGATCTCAAGGAGGGCGAGCCGCTGCCCGAGCGCATCATGTTTTCCGAGCGCTTCGCATGCCCTGAATCAGGCTTTACCATCCCGGAAATCGAGCCGCGGCTGTTTTCCTTCAACTCGCCGCAAGGCGCCTGCCCGACCTGCGATGGGCTTGGCACAACACTGGAGTTTGAAGAGGCGCTGATCGTCCCCGATCCTTCCCTCTCGCTGCGCCAGGGGGCGGTGGCACCGTGGGCGAAGACAGGCAACACCTCACCGTACTACACGCAAACGCTCGAAGCGATCTGCCGCCACTATAAGGCGTCGATGGCGAAGTCCTGGAGCGACCTGCCGGAGAAAGTCCAGCAGGTGATCCTCTATGGCTCTGGCGATGAGGATATCACCTTCACCTACGACGATGGCTTGCGCTCGTACAAAACCAAAAAGCCCTTCGAGGGTGTGATCGGCAACATCGAACGGCGCTGGCGTGAAACCGACTCGCAATGGGTTCGCGAAGAGTTGGCCCGGTATCAGTCCGACCGGCCGTGTGAGGCCTGCAAAGGCTATCGCCTCCGGCCCGAAGCACTTGCCGTCAAGATCGATGGCGAGCACATCAGCGCGATTTCAACGCTGTCGATCGCTGCCGCCAATGATTGGTTCAACGCGCTACCGGAAAAGCTCACCGACAAACAGAATGCGATTGCCAAGGCGATCCTGAAGGAAATCCGAGATCGCCTGAAATTTCTCAACGATGTCGGTCTGCAGTATCTGACGCTTTCGCGATCATCGGGCACGTTATCGGGTGGCGAAAGTCAGCGCATTCGCCTCGCTTCTCAGATTGGTTCCGGCCTCACGGGCGTCTTGTACGTCCTTGATGAGCCATCCATCGGTTTGCACCAGCGGGATAATGACCGCCTGCTTGATACGCTCAAGCACCTGCGTGACCTGGGTAACACGGTCATCGTTGTCGAGCATGATGAAGACGCGGTGCGGACCGCCGATTATGTCGTCGATATCGGCCCCGGTGCCGGCGTTCATGGCGGCCAGATTGTGGCCGAAGGCACGCCCGGCGAGGTCATGGCCAACCCCAAGTCGCTCACGGGGAAATACTTGTCGGGGACGATGGCGATCCCGTTCCCTGCGAAGCGTCGCAAGGGCAAAAAGGGCCAATCCATCGCAGTGAAGGGCGCGCGCGGCAACAATCTCAAGGGCGTCGATGCGAAGATACCGCTGGGCACGTTTACCTGCGTGACGGGTGTGTCGGGCGGTGGAAAGTCGACCTTTCTGCTTGAGACCATCTACAAGGTTGCAGCCCGGCGTCTGAACGGTGCGCGCGACAACCCCGCGCCGCACGATTCAATCACTGGCCTCGAATATCTCGACAAAGTCATCGACATCGATCAGTCGCCGATTGGGCGTACCCCGCGATCAAACCCGGCCACCTACACCGGCGCGTTCACACCGATCCGCGATTGGTTTGCGGGCCTGCCGGAGGCGAAGGCGCGCGGTTACGCGCCGGGGCGCTTCTCGTTCAACGTTAAAGGCGGGCGCTGTGAGGCCTGCCAGGGCGATGGGGTCATCAAGATTGAGATGCACTTCCTGCCCGATGTCTACGTGACCTGCGATGTCTGCCACGGCAAACGCTATAACCGCGAAACGCTGGACATTCAGTTCAAAGGTAAGTCGATAGCCGACGTGCTCGATATGACCGTTGAAGAAGGGGCGGAGTTCTTCTCCGCCGTTCCCGCCGTCCGCGACAAGCTCGTGACGTTGAACCGGGTCGGGCTCGGTTACATCAAGGTCGGTCAGCAAGCGACGACGCTTTCAGGCGGCGAAGCGCAGCGCGTGAAGTTGGCCAAGGAACTGTCCAAGCGCTCAACAGGCCGGACACTTTACATTCTCGATGAGCCCACAACAGGCTTGCATTTCCACGATGTGGCCAAGCTGCTTGAAGTGCTGCATGAGCTGGTGGAACAGGGCAATACGGTCGTTGTGATCGAGCACAATCTGGAAGTGATCAAGACGGCGGACTGGATTATCGATTTAGGCCCGGAAGGTGGTGACGGCGGCGGCGAACTCGTCGCAGTCGGGACGCCAGAACAGATTGTCAAAGAGCCACGTTCCTATACCGGCCATTATTTGGCGGACGTCCTGGCGCGCAGCTCGGCGAAGTCAGTTGCAGCGGAATAGCATATCTACCAATGCTCTCTTACCAACATGCCTATCATGCCGGGAATGCTGCCGACGTCCACAAGCATGCCCTGCTTGCACTCGCCTTGGAGTACCTCGTCCGCAAGGACAAGCCAATCAGCTACATCGAAACGCATGCGGGTCGCGGGATGTACGATCTCGCCGGCGCTGAGAGCGCGAAAACGGGCGAGGCGCGCCACGGCGTGCAGGCCCTCCTTCAACGCTTTGCCAAGGATCATCCTTACCGCAAAGCGATTGAGGCGTTTCGCAATGAGCATGGCCCGATGGCCTATCCCGGCTCGCCATTGATCGCGCACCAATTCAAACGCAGCGCGGACCGCTTCCAACTGGCGGAGTTTCACCCACAGGAACATACTGTACTGTCGGAGGCGATGCCAAAATCAGGCATCCATGTGTACCACGAGGATGGTTTCCCGTGGGCTGCGCGCATCTGCCCGCCGACGCCACGACGCGGATTGATCTTTATCGATCCAAGCTACGAGCTCGACCACGACTTTTCCGGGCTGCCCAGCTTTCTAGGCGGGCTGCACAAGCTTTGGCCGGTTGGCGTGATCATGCTGTGGTATCCCCTTCTCAAAACCGGCGAAGGCGCGGAAATGGCGAAAGCGATCGCTGCACTTGGGCTGCCGAAATGTGTCCGGCATGAGGTGAGCTTCGGTGCCGCCTCGGGACACCATCGGCTTATCGGTAGCGGCGTTTTATGCGTCAATGCACCGTACACGTTCGAAGCCGACGCGAAGGCTGTTGGAGCGCTTTTTCAGTCCTGATCCCGCCTTCGCGTCAGCAGAGCTAACGCGCCGCAAACCATGCTGAGAGTGGCATGACATCGACATCTTCAGCGTTACGATAGGGCCAAGGATCGATCGCCCACCGTTCGCCGCTCTCAAGTTCGGCAACAACCGCCGTTGCATGCGGGTACCGGCCATCAAGCAAGAAGCCCCGCGCGA
The Pseudomonadota bacterium genome window above contains:
- a CDS encoding VOC family protein, giving the protein MTRQSLLHVALVVRDYDEALDFYVGKLGFDLLEDTYQPAQDKRWVVVAPPNSSGSTILLARASKPEQERFIGDQAGGRVFLFLKTDDFERDYKRYLDAGVEFTRPPTDFDYGRVAVFKDLYGNLWDLVQHADDHPLAGRF
- the ssb gene encoding single-stranded DNA-binding protein — translated: MAGSVNKVILVGNLGADPDVRSLQSGDKLVNLSLATSETWRDRQSGERREKTEWHRVVIFNENLAKVAEQYLRKGSKIYIEGALQTRKWQDQNGQDRYSTEVVLQKYRGELTMLDGRNDGQGASGGQMGYGSGGASMPQDRGPAPAIGSDLDDDIPF
- the uvrA gene encoding excinuclease ABC subunit UvrA yields the protein MAASKPPVPAHSNKYLTVTGAREHNLKDVSVSLPRDSLVVMTGLSGSGKSSLAFDTIYAEGQRRYVESLSAYARQFLEMMQKPDVDQIDGLSPAISIEQKTTSRNPRSTVATVTEIYDYMRLLWARVGVPYSPATGLPIESQTVSQMVDRVMALPEGTRLYLLAPIVRQRKGEYRKEIAELMKQGFQRLKVDGDYYEIADAPKLDKKYKHDIDVVVDRIVVRDDLATRLADSFETALKLADGLAVAEFADLKEGEPLPERIMFSERFACPESGFTIPEIEPRLFSFNSPQGACPTCDGLGTTLEFEEALIVPDPSLSLRQGAVAPWAKTGNTSPYYTQTLEAICRHYKASMAKSWSDLPEKVQQVILYGSGDEDITFTYDDGLRSYKTKKPFEGVIGNIERRWRETDSQWVREELARYQSDRPCEACKGYRLRPEALAVKIDGEHISAISTLSIAAANDWFNALPEKLTDKQNAIAKAILKEIRDRLKFLNDVGLQYLTLSRSSGTLSGGESQRIRLASQIGSGLTGVLYVLDEPSIGLHQRDNDRLLDTLKHLRDLGNTVIVVEHDEDAVRTADYVVDIGPGAGVHGGQIVAEGTPGEVMANPKSLTGKYLSGTMAIPFPAKRRKGKKGQSIAVKGARGNNLKGVDAKIPLGTFTCVTGVSGGGKSTFLLETIYKVAARRLNGARDNPAPHDSITGLEYLDKVIDIDQSPIGRTPRSNPATYTGAFTPIRDWFAGLPEAKARGYAPGRFSFNVKGGRCEACQGDGVIKIEMHFLPDVYVTCDVCHGKRYNRETLDIQFKGKSIADVLDMTVEEGAEFFSAVPAVRDKLVTLNRVGLGYIKVGQQATTLSGGEAQRVKLAKELSKRSTGRTLYILDEPTTGLHFHDVAKLLEVLHELVEQGNTVVVIEHNLEVIKTADWIIDLGPEGGDGGGELVAVGTPEQIVKEPRSYTGHYLADVLARSSAKSVAAE
- the rlmJ gene encoding 23S rRNA (adenine(2030)-N(6))-methyltransferase RlmJ — translated: MLSYQHAYHAGNAADVHKHALLALALEYLVRKDKPISYIETHAGRGMYDLAGAESAKTGEARHGVQALLQRFAKDHPYRKAIEAFRNEHGPMAYPGSPLIAHQFKRSADRFQLAEFHPQEHTVLSEAMPKSGIHVYHEDGFPWAARICPPTPRRGLIFIDPSYELDHDFSGLPSFLGGLHKLWPVGVIMLWYPLLKTGEGAEMAKAIAALGLPKCVRHEVSFGAASGHHRLIGSGVLCVNAPYTFEADAKAVGALFQS